Proteins from one Hydrogenophaga sp. SL48 genomic window:
- a CDS encoding MFS transporter, producing the protein MPELLAHASFVRFWCARVAAVAGTQMLMLTIGWHMYELTASAWDLGLVGLFQFGPALAMTLPAGHAADRHHRARIVALCLSAQAAVALLLVAGTLAHAVSREWLLALSALLGAIRPFQMSAQQALLPSLVPAALLARATAVTSTGTQAAVIGGPALGGLIFAVNLNAVYIVCTLLFLGAALACLWVRYERQPVAREPVSASTLLAGVRYVWGHPVLLGAVSLDLFAVLLGGATALLPIFAKEILHVGPEGLGVLRSAPAVGALAAGLVLSHWALERRVGRKLLVAVAVFGLCMVVFGLSTSFWLSLLALAVSGAADMVSVVIRQTLMQLETPDAMRGRVAAVNTLFIGASNQLGEFESGVTAAAFGPVGSVVLGGLGTIGVSLAWWRLFRPLAERDSLAGPPTRL; encoded by the coding sequence ATGCCCGAGCTGCTCGCACACGCCTCCTTCGTCCGCTTCTGGTGCGCCCGGGTGGCAGCGGTCGCCGGCACCCAGATGCTGATGCTGACCATCGGCTGGCACATGTACGAGCTGACCGCCAGCGCCTGGGACCTCGGGCTGGTGGGGCTGTTCCAGTTCGGTCCCGCGCTGGCGATGACGCTGCCCGCCGGCCACGCCGCCGACCGCCACCACCGCGCCCGCATCGTGGCGCTGTGCCTGTCCGCGCAGGCGGCGGTGGCGCTGCTGCTGGTGGCTGGCACGCTGGCGCACGCGGTGTCGCGCGAGTGGCTGCTGGCGCTGTCGGCGCTGCTGGGGGCGATCCGGCCGTTCCAGATGTCGGCCCAGCAGGCGCTGCTGCCGTCCCTGGTGCCGGCGGCGCTGCTGGCCCGCGCCACCGCGGTCACCTCCACCGGCACCCAGGCGGCCGTCATCGGCGGGCCGGCCCTCGGTGGGCTGATCTTTGCGGTGAACCTGAACGCGGTCTACATCGTCTGCACGCTGTTGTTCCTCGGTGCGGCGCTGGCCTGCCTGTGGGTGCGCTACGAGCGCCAGCCGGTGGCGCGCGAGCCGGTCAGCGCGTCGACGCTGCTGGCCGGTGTGCGCTACGTGTGGGGACATCCGGTGCTGCTGGGTGCGGTGTCGCTGGACCTGTTCGCGGTGCTGCTGGGCGGCGCCACCGCATTGCTGCCGATCTTTGCCAAGGAGATCCTGCACGTCGGACCCGAAGGGCTGGGTGTGTTGCGTTCGGCGCCAGCGGTCGGTGCGCTGGCGGCGGGGCTGGTGCTGTCGCACTGGGCGCTGGAGCGGCGCGTCGGGCGCAAGCTGCTGGTGGCGGTGGCCGTGTTCGGGCTGTGCATGGTGGTGTTCGGCCTGTCCACCTCGTTCTGGCTGTCGCTGCTGGCGCTGGCCGTGTCCGGCGCGGCCGACATGGTCAGCGTAGTGATCCGCCAGACCCTGATGCAGCTGGAAACGCCGGACGCCATGCGGGGCCGCGTGGCGGCGGTCAACACGCTCTTCATCGGCGCCAGCAACCAGCTCGGCGAGTTCGAGTCGGGCGTGACCGCCGCGGCGTTCGGGCCGGTGGGCTCGGTGGTGCTGGGCGGGCTGGGCACCATCGGCGTCAGTCTGGCCTGGTGGCGCCTGTTCCGCCCGCTGGCCGAGCGCGACTCGCTCGCGGGTCCTCCCACGCGCCTCTGA
- a CDS encoding co-chaperone GroES yields MNLRPLADRVIVKRIDSETKTASGIVIPDAAAEKPDQGEILAVGPGKKNDKGELSAMNVKVGDRVLFGKYSGQTVKVDGNELLVMKEDDLFAVVEK; encoded by the coding sequence ATGAACCTTCGTCCTCTCGCCGATCGCGTGATCGTCAAACGTATCGACAGCGAAACCAAGACCGCTTCCGGCATCGTCATCCCCGACGCCGCCGCTGAAAAACCCGACCAGGGCGAAATCCTGGCCGTCGGTCCCGGCAAGAAAAACGACAAAGGCGAACTGTCGGCCATGAACGTCAAGGTCGGTGACCGCGTTCTGTTTGGCAAGTACAGCGGCCAGACCGTCAAGGTCGACGGCAATGAACTGCTGGTCATGAAGGAAGACGACCTGTTCGCGGTCGTCGAGAAGTAA
- the groL gene encoding chaperonin GroEL (60 kDa chaperone family; promotes refolding of misfolded polypeptides especially under stressful conditions; forms two stacked rings of heptamers to form a barrel-shaped 14mer; ends can be capped by GroES; misfolded proteins enter the barrel where they are refolded when GroES binds), whose translation MAAKDVIFGGEARARMVEGVNILANAVKVTLGPKGRNVVLERSFGAPTVTKDGVSVAKEIELKDKLQNMGAQMVKEVASKTSDNAGDGTTTATVLAQAIVREGMKYVAAGMNPMDLKRGIDKAVEALIAELKKASKATTTSKEIAQVGSISANSDSSIGDIIANAMDKVGKEGVITVEDGKSLQNELDVVEGMQFDRGYLSPYFINNPEKQAALLDNPFVLLYDKKVSNIRDLLPTLEQVAKAGRPLLIIAEDVEGEALATLVVNTIRGILKVVAVKAPGFGDRRKAMLEDIAILTGGKVIAEEVGMTLEKVTLADLGQAKRIEVGKENTTIIDGAGAAADIEARVKQVRVQIEEATSDYDREKLQERVAKLAGGVAVIKVGAATEVEMKEKKARVEDALHATRAAVEEGIVAGGGVALLRARQAAGVIKGDNADQDAGIKLVLKAIEAPLREIVANAGGEPSVVVNAILAGKGNYGFNAANDTYGDMIEMGILDPTKVTRTALQNAASVSSLMLTTECMVAESPKDDAPAGGMGGGMGGMGDMGGMGM comes from the coding sequence ATGGCAGCAAAAGACGTGATTTTCGGCGGCGAAGCCCGCGCCCGTATGGTTGAAGGCGTGAACATTCTCGCCAACGCCGTGAAAGTGACCCTGGGCCCGAAAGGCCGCAACGTGGTGCTCGAGCGCTCGTTCGGCGCCCCCACCGTGACCAAGGACGGTGTGTCCGTGGCCAAGGAAATCGAACTCAAGGACAAGCTCCAGAACATGGGCGCCCAGATGGTCAAGGAAGTCGCTTCCAAGACCTCCGACAACGCCGGTGACGGCACCACCACCGCCACCGTGCTGGCCCAGGCCATCGTGCGCGAAGGCATGAAGTACGTGGCCGCCGGCATGAACCCGATGGACCTCAAGCGCGGCATCGACAAGGCTGTGGAAGCCCTGATCGCCGAGCTGAAGAAGGCCTCCAAGGCCACCACGACCAGCAAGGAAATCGCCCAGGTCGGCTCCATCTCCGCCAACTCCGACTCCAGCATCGGCGACATCATCGCCAATGCCATGGACAAAGTGGGCAAAGAAGGCGTGATCACCGTGGAAGACGGCAAGTCACTGCAGAACGAACTCGACGTCGTCGAAGGCATGCAGTTCGACCGCGGCTACCTGTCGCCCTACTTCATCAACAACCCGGAAAAGCAAGCCGCCTTGCTGGACAACCCCTTCGTGCTGCTGTACGACAAGAAGGTGTCCAACATCCGTGACCTGCTGCCCACGCTGGAGCAGGTCGCCAAGGCCGGCCGTCCGCTGCTGATCATTGCCGAAGACGTCGAAGGCGAAGCCCTGGCGACGCTGGTGGTCAACACCATCCGCGGCATCCTGAAGGTCGTGGCTGTCAAGGCCCCTGGCTTCGGCGACCGCCGCAAGGCCATGCTGGAAGACATCGCCATCCTGACCGGCGGCAAAGTGATCGCCGAAGAAGTCGGCATGACGCTGGAAAAAGTGACCCTGGCCGATCTGGGCCAGGCCAAGCGCATCGAAGTGGGCAAGGAAAACACCACCATCATCGACGGCGCCGGCGCTGCCGCTGACATCGAAGCCCGCGTCAAGCAAGTGCGCGTGCAGATCGAAGAAGCCACCAGCGACTACGACCGCGAGAAGCTGCAAGAGCGCGTGGCCAAGCTGGCCGGCGGTGTGGCCGTGATCAAGGTCGGCGCTGCCACCGAAGTCGAGATGAAGGAAAAGAAGGCCCGCGTGGAAGACGCCCTGCACGCCACGCGCGCTGCGGTGGAAGAAGGCATCGTCGCCGGTGGTGGCGTGGCCCTGCTGCGCGCCCGTCAGGCCGCTGGTGTCATCAAGGGTGACAACGCCGACCAGGACGCCGGCATCAAGCTGGTGTTGAAAGCGATTGAAGCGCCCCTGCGCGAAATCGTGGCCAACGCCGGTGGCGAACCGAGCGTGGTGGTCAACGCCATCCTGGCCGGCAAGGGCAACTACGGCTTCAACGCCGCCAACGACACCTACGGCGACATGATCGAAATGGGCATTCTGGACCCGACGAAGGTGACCCGCACCGCGCTGCAGAACGCCGCTTCGGTGTCCAGCCTGATGCTGACGACCGAGTGCATGGTTGCTGAATCCCCGAAGGATGACGCACCTGCCGGCGGCATGGGTGGCGGCATGGGTGGGATGGGCGACATGGGCGGCATGGGCATGTAA
- a CDS encoding Gfo/Idh/MocA family protein encodes MNMKPVVWGVLGTAKIGIEQVIPAMLSSPLVELRAIASRSLPTAQAAARSAGIARAYGSYEELLADPAIEAVYNPLPNHLHVPLTLQAAAAGKHVLCEKPFALSAAEAQTVQIAASRVHIEEAFMVRHHPQWLRARELVRAGRIGTPRAVQVFFSYFNDDAANIRNQAAMGGGALYDIGCYAILAGRSLFEAEPRRAVSLVDRDPVLGTDRLSSALLDFGAGRQLSFTVSTQSVPFQRVQVIGTTGRIELFIPFNAARNGQMRLALDEGGPLDGSGVTIETLPAADQYRLEVEAFSRRVREGASPDASRLGDAVAQARVIDALWQSERSGRWEPVTRD; translated from the coding sequence ATGAACATGAAACCGGTGGTGTGGGGGGTGTTGGGCACGGCCAAGATCGGCATCGAGCAGGTGATCCCGGCCATGCTGTCCAGTCCGCTGGTGGAACTGCGTGCCATCGCCTCGCGGTCGCTGCCGACGGCGCAGGCCGCCGCGCGGTCGGCGGGCATTGCGCGGGCCTATGGCAGCTACGAGGAGCTGCTCGCCGACCCAGCCATCGAGGCCGTTTACAACCCGCTGCCCAACCACCTGCACGTGCCGCTGACCCTTCAAGCCGCAGCGGCCGGCAAGCACGTGCTGTGCGAGAAACCGTTCGCCCTCAGCGCGGCCGAGGCCCAGACCGTGCAGATCGCCGCGTCGCGGGTGCACATCGAAGAGGCCTTCATGGTGCGCCACCACCCGCAGTGGCTGCGTGCCCGCGAGCTGGTGCGGGCCGGGCGCATCGGCACGCCGCGCGCGGTGCAGGTGTTCTTCTCGTACTTCAACGACGACGCGGCCAACATCCGCAACCAGGCCGCGATGGGCGGCGGCGCGCTGTACGACATCGGGTGTTACGCCATCCTGGCCGGGCGCTCCCTCTTCGAGGCCGAGCCGCGGCGCGCGGTCTCGCTGGTGGACCGCGACCCGGTGCTGGGGACCGACCGGCTGAGCAGCGCGCTGCTGGATTTCGGCGCCGGGCGGCAGCTGAGCTTCACGGTCTCCACCCAGAGCGTGCCGTTCCAGCGGGTGCAGGTGATCGGCACCACCGGCCGGATCGAGCTGTTCATTCCCTTCAACGCCGCCCGGAACGGGCAGATGCGGCTGGCGCTGGATGAGGGTGGCCCGCTGGACGGCAGCGGCGTCACCATCGAAACCCTGCCAGCGGCCGACCAGTACCGGCTGGAGGTGGAGGCGTTCTCGCGCCGCGTGCGCGAGGGGGCGTCGCCCGATGCGTCCCGGCTGGGTGACGCCGTGGCCCAGGCCCGCGTGATCGACGCCCTGTGGCAATCGGAGCGCAGCGGGCGCTGGGAGCCGGTGACCCGGGACTGA
- a CDS encoding carotenoid biosynthesis protein codes for MPVALVRSRSFVVWSAGLLSVAYLLATAWRDPPLTLALAGASVVMFWACAWSARALLGFRSASALALLALGLGWFAEQMGSSRGWFFGRYTYTDVLGIRLGDVPLAIPLMWFALCLVGYVMACLMLWRAPVHPGPSFRSGLLTAWLAAMVVTAFDLGADPYFVFVLKAWIMQKTDGGWFGETLQGFAGWMVVGLLIMSLFQALAAPRRAPTLSRKVALAALVPIGIYASGLVFQVLLGHPIEIRAIAFFAMGLPTLVALVAWWHWSHPERHTSPSRTADVPLAPWTLEADPLADRAVASLVGPWVGDTGAMGPGAARLASATRLMAGWPANGDLAGWDGSDTSADPAVVATLRAYLDEGRQLPEWADRAKVERAEAIFMAQGPLSCTLLFCSSLPECYVLPHLAEVLHIAGQLEQHTEHRIRQTAAMVFPVMMKGGLMGADGAGVAQVLKVRLIHATIRHLILRGDPERVRGRVAPQAGDAAPTGMHAALMAHGWDVDRQGLPCNQIELAYTLLTFGYCFLKGMRTLGLRLSRADEEACLHAWNVMGHVLGVRRELMVDTMDEATVLFERIQASAGAPTGPVDPRPALGRALMQTMERTIGLPVLRGLPVPLTRWLVGPGTARLIGVDEKVSWPTRLVFTLGRLLIGLIDGLVRLVLPRFSLSRLFTRVVGYHFLTRFLMDQTRPLTLPERVLNPMADTIAAWSDDPCAPEWINGLEDRMTTTGTWRPAPQRGA; via the coding sequence GTGCCTGTGGCCCTTGTGCGTTCGCGTTCGTTTGTTGTGTGGTCGGCGGGCCTGTTGTCCGTCGCTTACCTGTTGGCCACCGCGTGGCGCGACCCGCCGCTCACGCTGGCGCTGGCCGGTGCCTCTGTGGTCATGTTCTGGGCCTGCGCCTGGTCGGCGCGGGCGCTGCTCGGCTTCCGGTCGGCGAGTGCTTTGGCCCTGCTGGCGCTGGGTCTGGGCTGGTTTGCCGAGCAGATGGGCTCGTCGCGCGGCTGGTTCTTCGGCCGCTATACCTACACCGATGTGCTGGGCATCCGCCTGGGCGACGTGCCCCTGGCGATCCCGCTGATGTGGTTCGCGCTGTGCCTGGTGGGCTATGTCATGGCCTGCCTGATGCTGTGGCGCGCGCCAGTGCACCCCGGCCCCAGCTTTCGCAGCGGGCTGCTCACCGCCTGGCTGGCGGCCATGGTGGTCACCGCCTTCGACCTCGGCGCCGACCCTTATTTCGTGTTCGTGCTCAAGGCCTGGATCATGCAGAAGACCGACGGCGGCTGGTTCGGCGAGACCCTGCAGGGCTTCGCGGGCTGGATGGTGGTCGGGCTGCTGATCATGTCGCTGTTCCAGGCGCTGGCCGCGCCCCGGCGCGCGCCCACGCTGTCGCGCAAGGTGGCGCTCGCGGCGCTGGTGCCCATTGGCATCTACGCCAGCGGGCTGGTGTTCCAGGTGCTGCTGGGTCACCCGATCGAGATCCGTGCCATCGCCTTCTTCGCCATGGGGCTGCCCACGCTGGTGGCGCTCGTGGCCTGGTGGCACTGGTCGCACCCCGAGCGCCACACATCCCCAAGCCGGACCGCCGATGTGCCGCTGGCGCCCTGGACCCTGGAAGCCGATCCGCTGGCGGACCGGGCGGTGGCGTCCCTGGTCGGTCCCTGGGTCGGCGACACGGGGGCCATGGGCCCGGGCGCGGCGCGCCTGGCCTCCGCCACCCGGCTCATGGCGGGCTGGCCCGCCAATGGCGATCTCGCCGGATGGGACGGCAGCGACACCTCGGCGGACCCGGCGGTGGTGGCCACCCTGCGCGCCTACCTGGACGAAGGCCGGCAACTGCCCGAGTGGGCCGACCGCGCCAAGGTGGAGCGGGCCGAGGCGATCTTCATGGCGCAGGGCCCCTTGTCGTGCACGCTGCTGTTTTGTTCCAGCCTGCCCGAGTGTTATGTGTTGCCCCACCTGGCCGAGGTGCTGCACATCGCGGGCCAGCTGGAGCAGCACACCGAGCACCGCATCCGCCAGACCGCGGCCATGGTGTTCCCCGTGATGATGAAGGGAGGCCTGATGGGCGCCGACGGCGCGGGCGTGGCCCAGGTGCTCAAGGTGCGCCTCATCCACGCCACCATCCGCCACCTGATCCTGCGCGGCGATCCGGAGCGGGTGCGGGGCCGGGTCGCGCCGCAGGCTGGCGATGCCGCCCCCACCGGCATGCACGCCGCGCTCATGGCGCACGGCTGGGACGTGGACCGGCAGGGCCTGCCCTGCAACCAGATCGAGCTGGCCTACACCCTGCTGACCTTCGGTTACTGCTTCCTCAAGGGCATGCGCACCCTGGGCCTCCGGCTGTCGCGCGCGGACGAAGAAGCCTGCCTGCACGCCTGGAACGTGATGGGCCATGTGCTGGGCGTGCGGCGCGAACTGATGGTCGACACCATGGACGAGGCCACCGTGCTGTTCGAGCGCATCCAGGCCAGCGCGGGAGCGCCCACCGGGCCCGTCGACCCGCGCCCGGCCCTCGGTCGGGCCCTGATGCAGACCATGGAGCGCACCATCGGCCTGCCGGTGCTGCGCGGTCTGCCGGTGCCGCTCACGCGCTGGCTGGTCGGGCCCGGCACCGCGCGGCTGATCGGTGTGGATGAAAAGGTGTCGTGGCCCACCCGCCTGGTCTTCACGCTGGGCCGCCTGCTGATCGGGCTGATCGACGGGCTGGTGCGGCTGGTGCTCCCTAGGTTTTCGCTGTCCCGGCTGTTCACGCGGGTCGTGGGCTACCACTTCCTGACCCGCTTCCTGATGGACCAGACCCGGCCCCTGACCTTGCCGGAGCGGGTGCTCAACCCGATGGCCGACACCATTGCGGCCTGGAGCGACGACCCCTGCGCACCCGAATGGATCAATGGCCTGGAGGACCGCATGACCACCACCGGCACCTGGCGGCCCGCTCCCCAGCGCGGCGCCTGA